In Campylobacter mucosalis, a single window of DNA contains:
- the pbpC gene encoding penicillin-binding protein 1C — MFFKILKFTTAFFIVFFAIFLVLDAMFPLNLDALNKSQSKIVYDKNGEILRIKLSDDGALRFYTSNIPEILKNSVILFEDRYFYYHFGINPLSIIRATFHNLKSQNRIGASTITMQVARMLGQNERSYKNKIKEIFIALQLEWRFSKDEILKFYFNLAPYGGNIEGVKAASLSYFGRELNELSYAQMALLSTIPKNPNKNRLDRKSDINRLKNRVIKMLYKANIIDKSAFKRAQDEPFFNVKKALPYHAPEFSDVALKNGLEKTNLNLNLQNQLNIVLKNAMLDLKDKNANNAAAVVIDNSKMSVVAFVGSHDQGSKDGKNSALNMKRNVGSTLKPFVFSLALDNGLITPKTKLIDTQIALNEYVPKNFNDGFLGVISAADALRFSLNIPVISLNTKLGQNSLYELLQTANLVEYEKEYYGASIVLGSSEMSLLNLAHLYTIYANNGVLKPLEFAGELVNKQTKDISLISEQSAFLTTKILSQANRAYLGNAWQYAKNTPKIAFKTGTSYGSRDIYAVGINKDYTIAVWIGNFNAQKTIGLTGLKDASKIIFDMFKLISLNQNLSFIAKPDGIVTKPTCLDAFSLKECKNLQDDEQILGVALKDSCEYIRTEELDFLLKNEILTKEELEQSPCKDILKNKKPVFFSPYSNQTILVSDEISKIMLKCHAYLGDKIYYKVDDSDFIKVQNGSENIVNLALGKHQLKCLDENSNLTEIEITLRR, encoded by the coding sequence ATGTTTTTTAAAATTTTAAAATTTACAACAGCCTTTTTTATAGTATTTTTTGCTATTTTTTTGGTTTTAGACGCTATGTTTCCTCTAAATTTAGACGCACTAAATAAAAGCCAAAGCAAAATCGTATATGATAAAAATGGCGAAATTTTACGCATAAAACTATCAGATGATGGAGCACTTAGGTTTTATACTAGCAATATCCCTGAAATTTTAAAAAATAGCGTCATATTATTTGAGGATCGCTACTTTTATTACCATTTTGGCATAAATCCACTTTCGATAATCAGAGCTACTTTTCACAATCTAAAATCTCAAAACCGCATAGGGGCAAGCACCATAACTATGCAAGTAGCAAGAATGCTAGGGCAAAATGAGCGAAGCTACAAAAACAAGATTAAAGAAATTTTCATAGCACTTCAACTTGAGTGGCGTTTTAGCAAAGATGAAATTTTAAAATTTTACTTTAACCTAGCACCATACGGCGGAAATATAGAGGGTGTAAAAGCTGCGTCTTTAAGCTATTTTGGACGTGAACTAAACGAGCTAAGCTACGCTCAAATGGCACTTCTTAGCACGATACCTAAAAATCCAAACAAAAATCGCTTGGATAGAAAATCAGACATAAATCGACTAAAAAATCGTGTCATAAAAATGCTTTACAAAGCAAATATCATAGATAAAAGTGCGTTTAAAAGGGCACAAGATGAGCCGTTTTTTAATGTAAAAAAAGCCCTACCCTATCACGCACCAGAATTTAGCGATGTTGCCCTAAAAAACGGACTAGAAAAGACAAATTTGAATCTAAATTTGCAAAATCAACTAAATATCGTATTAAAAAACGCTATGCTTGATCTAAAAGATAAAAACGCAAACAACGCTGCTGCGGTAGTTATAGATAATAGCAAAATGAGCGTAGTTGCGTTTGTTGGCTCACACGATCAAGGCTCAAAAGACGGCAAAAATAGTGCCCTAAATATGAAGCGAAACGTAGGAAGCACACTAAAACCATTTGTCTTTTCACTTGCACTTGATAACGGACTAATCACGCCAAAAACCAAGCTTATCGACACTCAAATCGCATTAAATGAGTATGTGCCTAAAAATTTTAACGACGGCTTTTTAGGCGTTATTAGTGCGGCTGACGCGTTAAGATTTAGCCTAAATATCCCAGTTATTAGCCTAAATACAAAGCTTGGGCAAAACTCGCTTTACGAGCTTTTACAAACGGCAAATTTGGTAGAGTATGAAAAGGAGTATTACGGGGCAAGTATAGTTTTAGGAAGCTCTGAGATGAGCCTTTTAAATTTGGCTCATCTTTACACGATATACGCAAACAACGGCGTTTTAAAGCCACTTGAATTTGCTGGGGAACTGGTAAATAAACAAACTAAAGATATAAGCCTAATAAGCGAACAAAGTGCATTTTTAACGACAAAAATTTTAAGCCAGGCAAACAGAGCATACCTTGGCAACGCTTGGCAATACGCCAAAAATACGCCAAAAATCGCCTTTAAAACTGGCACAAGCTACGGCTCAAGGGATATTTACGCAGTCGGAATAAACAAAGACTACACGATTGCCGTTTGGATAGGGAATTTTAACGCTCAAAAGACGATTGGACTTACTGGATTAAAAGACGCTTCTAAAATAATATTTGATATGTTTAAACTAATATCCTTAAATCAAAATTTATCATTTATCGCAAAACCTGATGGAATCGTGACAAAGCCAACTTGCCTTGACGCTTTTAGTCTAAAAGAGTGTAAAAATTTACAAGATGATGAGCAAATTTTAGGTGTAGCATTAAAAGATAGTTGCGAATATATAAGAACAGAAGAGCTTGATTTTTTGCTTAAAAATGAAATTTTGACAAAAGAAGAGCTAGAACAAAGTCCTTGCAAGGATATATTAAAAAACAAAAAGCCAGTATTTTTTAGCCCGTACTCAAATCAAACAATCCTTGTAAGCGATGAAATCAGCAAAATTATGCTAAAATGCCATGCTTATTTGGGTGATAAAATTTACTACAAAGTTGACGACAGCGATTTTATTAAAGTTCAAAACGGCAGTGAAAATATCGTAAATTTAGCACTTGGCAAACACCAGCTAAAATGCCTAGATGAAAACTCAAATTTAACAGAGATAGAGATAACTTTAAGGAGATAA
- a CDS encoding ATP-dependent helicase — MPLSKLNKEQYTAATAPAGANLVIASAGTGKTSTIVARIAHLLNLGTMPEKILLLTFTNKAATEMIERLGRFFDKSVTEKITAGTFHSVSFTLLKGLGKNIVLKQPSELKILLKSLVERRKFHHLSDVKPYGGAYLYDVYSLYQNSETKLGFHDYFIAKNDEQAVYAEIYDDVLREFEQEKEKFGYVDFNDLLIKMRNELRNGANIEYDEILIDEYQDTNTLQGSLIDAFNTKSLFCVGDFDQSIYAFNGANIEIIGSFKDRFKDANIYALNVNYRSSAPILALANKVISNNPRLYEKNLVVSREGEFKPPRLLVYNELIDQYQNIADIISLSPVKRENIAIIFRNNSSADGLEIALRERGISAKRKGGTSFFESREVKAIIDLMGMLINPRDIMAFIHIFEYAKGIGSAVAKELFDALMKLGHKSVVDGILRPDMNVNIASNKRRNYQLGLFDDIDEFSDVARFSNLEFDKNFSSHPALKMQKLTEGGAVFLHEIYKLFGKIFANLTPSVVISEIKNSKIYELIVDNLATKRATLKNGNVDITLFNDAKERIMRKASLLFEMSKNYKDTHKFYNFMTLGSSEMSEGQGVNLLSVHASKGLEFELVFVVDLAQNRFPNLKLMSMGGSLEEERRLFYVAVTRAKDELYLSYARFDKIKKVNYLPSCFLVEAGMAKPEMV, encoded by the coding sequence ATGCCACTTTCAAAGTTAAACAAGGAGCAATATACTGCAGCAACCGCACCGGCAGGGGCAAATTTAGTCATAGCAAGTGCAGGTACTGGCAAAACTAGCACGATAGTTGCCCGTATAGCTCATCTTTTAAATTTAGGCACAATGCCTGAGAAAATTCTGCTTTTAACCTTTACAAACAAAGCTGCAACCGAGATGATAGAGCGTCTTGGTAGATTTTTTGATAAAAGCGTAACCGAGAAAATAACGGCGGGGACGTTTCACTCAGTATCTTTTACCCTTTTAAAAGGTCTTGGAAAAAATATCGTCTTAAAACAACCAAGTGAGCTTAAAATTTTACTAAAAAGCCTAGTTGAACGTCGTAAATTTCATCATTTAAGCGATGTTAAACCTTATGGCGGGGCGTATCTTTATGACGTGTATTCTTTGTATCAAAACAGCGAAACTAAGCTTGGTTTTCATGATTACTTTATAGCTAAAAACGACGAACAGGCAGTTTATGCTGAAATTTATGATGATGTTTTGCGTGAGTTTGAGCAAGAAAAAGAGAAATTTGGTTATGTTGATTTTAACGATTTGCTTATAAAAATGCGAAACGAGCTTAGAAATGGTGCAAATATCGAATATGACGAAATTTTAATCGATGAGTATCAAGACACAAACACGCTTCAAGGCTCACTCATAGACGCTTTTAATACAAAAAGTCTATTTTGCGTGGGCGATTTTGACCAAAGTATTTATGCTTTTAATGGGGCAAATATCGAGATTATCGGTTCGTTTAAGGATCGTTTTAAGGACGCAAACATCTATGCTTTGAATGTAAATTATCGCTCAAGTGCTCCGATTTTGGCTCTTGCAAATAAGGTCATATCAAACAATCCACGCCTTTATGAGAAAAATTTGGTCGTTAGTCGTGAGGGCGAGTTTAAGCCGCCAAGACTTCTTGTTTATAACGAGTTAATAGATCAGTATCAAAATATTGCTGACATCATATCTTTAAGCCCAGTAAAACGTGAAAATATCGCCATAATTTTTCGCAATAACTCATCTGCTGACGGGCTTGAAATAGCCCTGAGAGAACGCGGAATAAGCGCTAAAAGAAAGGGTGGAACTAGCTTTTTTGAAAGTCGCGAAGTAAAGGCGATAATAGACCTTATGGGTATGCTTATAAATCCACGCGATATAATGGCGTTTATACATATTTTTGAGTATGCAAAGGGTATTGGAAGTGCGGTTGCTAAAGAGCTTTTTGACGCCCTTATGAAGCTTGGGCATAAAAGCGTTGTAGATGGAATTTTAAGACCAGATATGAACGTAAATATCGCTAGTAATAAAAGGCGAAATTATCAGCTTGGGCTTTTTGATGATATTGATGAATTTAGCGATGTGGCTAGGTTTTCTAACCTTGAGTTTGATAAAAATTTTAGCTCACATCCCGCTTTAAAAATGCAAAAATTAACTGAAGGTGGAGCGGTATTTTTGCACGAAATTTATAAGCTTTTTGGGAAAATTTTTGCCAATCTTACGCCAAGTGTCGTAATAAGTGAGATAAAAAATAGCAAAATTTACGAACTTATAGTTGATAATCTAGCCACAAAACGAGCTACTTTAAAAAATGGAAACGTTGATATAACCCTGTTTAACGACGCAAAAGAGCGGATAATGCGTAAGGCGAGTTTGCTTTTTGAGATGAGCAAAAACTACAAAGATACGCATAAATTTTATAACTTTATGACGCTTGGAAGTAGTGAGATGAGCGAGGGGCAGGGTGTGAATTTGCTAAGTGTGCACGCTAGCAAGGGGCTTGAGTTTGAGCTAGTTTTTGTGGTGGATTTGGCACAAAATAGATTCCCAAATTTAAAACTTATGAGTATGGGTGGCAGTCTTGAGGAGGAAAGAAGGCTATTTTATGTGGCTGTTACACGTGCTAAAGATGAACTTTATCTTAGCTATGCAAGATTTGATAAGATAAAAAAGGTAAATTATCTGCCAAGTTGCTTTTTGGTTGAGGCTGGTATGGCAAAACCTGAAATGGTGTAA
- a CDS encoding DUF6731 family protein — MKDEVTGKTREIELNETEYIIEQNYLFWDFKNSIIVYQKTTGGFSATSFETYVKELLRGKFKNDFFALKPIISCNGYEKIINSDIIKSYDIALSNPSVKILQEIGFDDKGILKIDNDDLGRIEIRVTAKKGRGLLGAEIFKKLLGSKEKYSKMRVKPSKSYLKSGVLIDLLDEFYMVSVNV; from the coding sequence ATCAAAGATGAAGTCACAGGCAAAACAAGAGAAATAGAACTAAACGAAACAGAGTATATCATAGAGCAAAATTATCTTTTTTGGGATTTTAAAAATAGTATTATTGTTTATCAAAAAACAACTGGTGGCTTCAGCGCAACTTCGTTTGAAACCTATGTAAAGGAACTTTTAAGAGGCAAATTTAAAAATGATTTTTTTGCTTTAAAGCCGATAATTTCTTGCAATGGTTATGAGAAAATAATTAATTCAGACATTATAAAATCATACGATATTGCACTATCTAATCCGTCAGTAAAGATTTTACAAGAGATTGGGTTTGATGATAAAGGAATACTAAAAATAGACAATGACGATCTTGGGCGAATAGAGATAAGGGTAACTGCTAAAAAAGGCAGGGGTTTACTTGGAGCAGAAATTTTTAAAAAATTATTAGGAAGTAAAGAAAAATATAGTAAAATGCGAGTAAAGCCGTCAAAATCTTATCTAAAAAGTGGTGTTTTAATTGATTTATTAGATGAGTTTTATATGGTGTCGGTAAATGTTTGA